A window from bacterium encodes these proteins:
- a CDS encoding glycosyltransferase, producing the protein MKLSVVIPVYNEINTIEEILHRVQQVPIEKEIIVVDDGSTDGTRDILKRIKADNIKVIFHERNLGKGAALQTGFSQVTGDIVIIQDADLEYYPDEYPQLIELIEQGKADVVYGSRFLGRHRVFLFSHYLGNLILNFLTNFLYNTNLTDMETCYKAFRREVIQGAKFKSKSFGFEPEFTAYIFRKRYRVYEVPISYDGRGYDEGKKITWKDGFIALYWLIRGRMSRLHREQAELYKLTRLKNYTKSVYSHIEKYLGQRILELGAGLGNYTRLMLGKERVVASDISSTFLVELKRRIVENDRVKIIQYNVIDSPSEELKKERFDTILCLNVLEHIQDDITALKNIAELMDDNSRLIIQVPALSWLLGRLDIELNHYRRYQKEELVLKLNQSGFTVEHIQYYNVFGVFAWWLNSVVLRRKSLPGIQLRIFNFMLPLFDWIEAQIQLPLGASLIAIAKKK; encoded by the coding sequence ATGAAATTATCAGTTGTTATACCGGTTTATAATGAAATCAATACCATAGAAGAGATACTCCATCGTGTTCAACAGGTTCCGATAGAAAAAGAAATTATTGTTGTTGATGACGGGTCCACCGATGGAACGCGCGATATTTTAAAACGAATTAAAGCTGACAATATAAAAGTTATTTTCCATGAACGAAATTTGGGGAAAGGTGCCGCATTACAGACCGGGTTTAGTCAGGTTACCGGTGATATTGTCATTATTCAAGATGCGGATTTAGAATATTATCCAGATGAATATCCGCAACTCATCGAGTTAATTGAGCAGGGAAAGGCAGATGTTGTCTATGGTTCGCGGTTTCTCGGTCGACATCGAGTTTTTTTATTTTCGCATTATTTAGGGAATCTGATTTTGAATTTTTTAACGAATTTTCTTTATAACACCAATCTGACTGATATGGAAACGTGTTATAAAGCGTTTCGACGAGAAGTAATCCAGGGTGCGAAATTTAAATCTAAAAGTTTCGGATTCGAACCAGAATTTACCGCATATATTTTCCGTAAACGTTATCGAGTATATGAAGTTCCGATATCATACGACGGTCGGGGATATGATGAAGGGAAAAAGATAACTTGGAAAGATGGATTTATTGCGTTATACTGGCTTATTCGTGGTAGAATGAGTCGGCTCCATCGCGAACAAGCGGAATTATACAAACTAACTAGGTTAAAGAATTATACGAAATCGGTCTATTCTCATATTGAAAAATATCTAGGACAACGTATATTAGAACTTGGAGCCGGATTGGGAAATTATACCCGATTAATGCTGGGCAAAGAACGAGTGGTTGCATCAGATATTTCATCGACATTTCTTGTAGAATTAAAACGAAGAATTGTTGAAAATGACCGGGTTAAAATTATTCAGTATAATGTGATTGATTCACCATCCGAGGAGTTGAAAAAGGAACGATTTGATACCATTTTGTGCCTGAATGTTCTTGAACATATCCAAGATGATATAACTGCATTAAAAAATATTGCAGAATTAATGGATGATAATAGTAGGTTAATAATCCAAGTTCCGGCGTTATCGTGGCTTTTGGGTAGGCTTGATATTGAATTAAACCATTACCGCCGATATCAGAAAGAAGAATTGGTTCTGAAACTTAATCAGAGCGGATTCACAGTTGAACATATCCAGTATTATAATGTATTCGGTGTTTTTGCATGGTGGTTGAACAGCGTTGTTTTGAGAAGGAAAAGTCTTCCCGGGATACAATTGCGTATATTTAATTTTATGCTTCCATTATTTGATTGGATAGAAGCCCAAATACAATTACCGTTAGGTGCGTCATTAATCGCAATCGCTAAAAAGAAATAA
- a CDS encoding glycosyltransferase, which produces MLLSIIIPILNEKVNLIQLIPKLHELLQQLVLPVDYEIILVDGGSTDGTVDLVEQWQVKYIRQNTPGYGGALRDGFKEASGKWIITMDADLSHAPEFIRSLWQSRNQAEIVIASRYITGGKATMPWIRLILSRILNYFFSYGLSLRIKDMSSGFRLYRSESLKKITGHLISRDFDVLEEILIRAYAEGYRILEIPFHYYPRLQGKTHAKLVRFGIAFLRTFYRMWKLRNSIQSADYDARAYNSIIPLQRYWQRKRVAIITKFIANFELQISNIHPNRKLRILDIGCGSSYLVQKVPYLIGADIQFNKLRYLRYQLDTFGLLSLVNTTILSLPFKTNSIDIIVCSQVIEHLQNNTTWFNEINRVLVPNGVLILGTPDYHKLAWLIIEYFYKLFVPSGYADEHITHYTLLNLKELLNRNRYQILDTRYICRAELILAAKKLG; this is translated from the coding sequence ATGCTCCTATCTATAATCATTCCTATCTTAAATGAAAAAGTTAATCTTATCCAACTTATTCCTAAACTGCATGAACTTTTACAACAGCTTGTTTTGCCGGTTGATTATGAGATTATTCTGGTTGATGGTGGGTCAACTGATGGAACGGTTGATCTAGTTGAACAATGGCAGGTCAAATATATTCGCCAGAATACCCCAGGTTATGGCGGCGCGCTCCGTGATGGATTTAAAGAGGCTAGCGGTAAATGGATCATAACCATGGATGCTGATTTATCACATGCCCCGGAATTCATTCGAAGTTTATGGCAGAGCAGAAATCAAGCGGAAATTGTCATTGCTTCGCGGTATATCACTGGCGGAAAAGCAACGATGCCATGGATTCGCCTTATCTTAAGTCGGATTTTAAATTATTTTTTTTCGTATGGATTATCTTTGCGCATCAAAGATATGTCTAGCGGATTCAGATTATATCGTTCAGAATCGCTTAAGAAAATAACCGGGCACCTTATATCCCGAGATTTTGATGTCCTAGAAGAAATATTAATACGCGCTTATGCAGAAGGATATCGCATCCTAGAGATTCCGTTTCATTATTATCCTCGGTTACAAGGGAAAACCCATGCAAAGTTAGTACGATTTGGGATAGCATTTTTACGAACCTTTTATCGAATGTGGAAATTACGAAATTCAATTCAATCTGCAGATTATGATGCACGCGCTTATAATAGTATTATTCCATTGCAGCGATATTGGCAACGAAAACGGGTGGCTATTATAACTAAATTTATTGCGAATTTCGAATTGCAGATTTCAAATATTCACCCAAACCGTAAGTTACGTATTCTCGATATTGGTTGTGGGTCGAGTTATCTAGTTCAAAAAGTTCCATACCTAATTGGTGCGGATATCCAATTCAATAAACTCCGCTATTTGCGATATCAACTGGACACATTTGGGTTATTATCGTTGGTTAATACGACAATACTTTCTTTGCCATTTAAAACGAATTCTATAGATATCATCGTATGTTCCCAGGTTATTGAACATCTGCAGAATAATACGACTTGGTTCAATGAAATCAATCGAGTTTTAGTTCCGAATGGTGTCCTCATCCTGGGAACCCCGGATTATCATAAGCTTGCCTGGCTAATCATTGAATATTTTTATAAACTTTTTGTTCCGAGTGGATATGCGGATGAACATATAACTCATTATACTTTATTGAATTTAAAAGAATTATTAAACAGAAACAGATATCAAATACTTGATACTAGATATATT